The Pantoea eucalypti DNA window CGGGTATCGACGCGGCTGAAACGACCGCTGATGCGTAGCGCACAGAACTGGTTATCGGAGGTGATTTCGCTGTCGATCACCCGATGGATTTCCTCGCGTGACATCGGCCGGTCAAACTCAAACAGGTGCTGCGGCTTGAAAAAGGTCATGACCGCAAACGGAGTTTTCTGCGCCGGATCGGCTGGATGCGCGCTGCCGTCGGCGTGCAACTGATAGACTTTGCTGTCAAACGCGATCATCTCGCCATCCAGCCGGTTGAAGGTGCCCAGGCCGAAATCCCCTTTGCGCAGCAGGTCGGCAATGCGGACATTACCGTCATAGACGCCGCTCAGCAGCGCACTCATTAAAGAGGTCTGATAGATAACACTTTCTGGCGCATCCTGGGAAAGCGTTAAGACAGTATGTTTTAGTTGATCCTCGCAGGAACAATCAGTTACACAATTGCTCATTTGATGCCTCGTCGATTAACCGTTAAGCCGTGTTAACCTAATGGTGAACCGATTCAGTCGGTGGGTCCAATAGCGAAACCTGTTAACTTTGAGACGTTTTTGATATGGAACTTCGCCATCTGCGTTATTTTGTTGCCGTAGCCGAGACGCTTCACTTTACCCGAGCCGCTGAATTGCTGGGGATATCGCAGCCGCCACTGAGTCAGCAGATATTGCGGCTGGAGCAGGAGATCGGCACGCCATTGTTGAAGCGGCTGACGCGCGGGGTTGAACTCACTGAAGCGGGAGAAGCGTTTCTGGCGGATGCCCGACAGATTGTGCAGCTGGCCGATCAGGCGCTGGAAAACGCGCGTGGCATTGCGCGCGGGATCAGCGGTCAGTTGTCGCTGGGATTTGCCAGTTCGGTGGCGTTTAATTCGCGCATCTTCACGCTAATCCATAAGTTTAAGAAACGTTATCCCGCGATGACGTTGCTGACGCGTGAAGAGAATATGGCGTTGCTGATGCAGGATTTACAGGAGGGATTACTGGATGCGGCCTTTATCCGGCTGCCGTGCGAAAGCAGCAAAGCGTTTAATCTGCGTGTCATTTCCACCGAAAAAATGCTGATTGCGCTGCCGCGTTCTCATCCCTTAAGCGGTACACCCACTGTGCCGCTCTCCGCGCTGGCGGATGAAACCCTGATCATTTTCCCGCGTGACGTCTCGCCGAGCCTGTATGAGCTGATTGTCACTGCCTGTCTGCGGGCGGGCTTTTCGCGCCACACCTTCCAGCAGGCGCCGCAAATCACCACGTCGTTGGGTATGGTCGCGGCCGGCTGCGGGATTGCGCTGGTGCCGGAGTCGATGCGCTGCGTCGATAACCCCGACGTGAGCTTCTGCGATATCGAAAACAACACGCTGTTTACCGACGTGGCCTTTGCCTGGCGTCGGCTTCATCCGTCAAAAGCGGTGCTGCATCTGCTGGCAATGCTGGCAGAACTGCCTGCGCCACACTAAGAGATGGGTTGATAAGCGCCAGCTATTGTAATGAAAACAATAACCAACTGGCGGCACGAAGCCGGGATGCCAATAATCGGTGCATGACTATATATCGCGTAAGAGTCGGGTTTCATAACCCGTCAGCCCTGACATTCAGGCAACTGGATGAAATTCTGGAGCCGCAGCGATTCTGGAGAACAGATTCGGCAGGCGGCCAGTTCCGCTATTTCATGGAGTATGAGTACCAGT harbors:
- the budA gene encoding acetolactate decarboxylase → MSNCVTDCSCEDQLKHTVLTLSQDAPESVIYQTSLMSALLSGVYDGNVRIADLLRKGDFGLGTFNRLDGEMIAFDSKVYQLHADGSAHPADPAQKTPFAVMTFFKPQHLFEFDRPMSREEIHRVIDSEITSDNQFCALRISGRFSRVDTRTVPCQCRPYRSMPEVLDDQPTFSFSQRAGELIGFRTPQYMQGINVAGYHEHFITDDREGGGHILDYALEQGTLTFGAISKLVVDLPQDSDFLNADLNPANLDAAIRAVES
- a CDS encoding LysR family transcriptional regulator, which translates into the protein MELRHLRYFVAVAETLHFTRAAELLGISQPPLSQQILRLEQEIGTPLLKRLTRGVELTEAGEAFLADARQIVQLADQALENARGIARGISGQLSLGFASSVAFNSRIFTLIHKFKKRYPAMTLLTREENMALLMQDLQEGLLDAAFIRLPCESSKAFNLRVISTEKMLIALPRSHPLSGTPTVPLSALADETLIIFPRDVSPSLYELIVTACLRAGFSRHTFQQAPQITTSLGMVAAGCGIALVPESMRCVDNPDVSFCDIENNTLFTDVAFAWRRLHPSKAVLHLLAMLAELPAPH